One Neosynechococcus sphagnicola sy1 genomic region harbors:
- a CDS encoding RNA recognition motif domain-containing protein has product MSIFVGNLSFEVVRDDLSQIFAEYGTVKRVQLPTDRETGRLRGFAFVEMETEAEETAAIEALDGAEWMGRDLKVNKARPREERSSPGGNWENRGGASRRY; this is encoded by the coding sequence ATGTCAATTTTTGTCGGAAATTTGTCCTTCGAGGTGGTTCGGGACGACCTATCGCAGATTTTTGCGGAATATGGCACTGTCAAACGGGTTCAGTTACCTACAGACCGAGAAACAGGGCGTTTAAGAGGGTTTGCCTTTGTAGAAATGGAAACAGAGGCAGAAGAAACAGCGGCCATTGAAGCCCTGGATGGTGCTGAGTGGATGGGGCGTGACCTCAAGGTTAATAAGGCAAGACCCCGAGAAGAAAGAAGTTCTCCAGGGGGCAACTGGGAAAATCGAGGTGGTGCTTCTCGACGCTACTAA
- a CDS encoding ComF family protein produces the protein MQPFRDWLNLFLAPRCPLCQRSTTADFCRDCQRQLIDHQLPYPTQEWQPPLPVFAWGTYDGLLKRAIAALKYQNQPQIARPLGHWLGKAWLAAPIAIRRCPQPLIIVPIPLHAAKCQQRGYNQAELLAESFGHYTGLPIQRRGVERSKATEALHTLSVHQREQSLVDAFRLGPEWRQAAPGTAVLLLDDIYTTGATTRAAAQVLRRAGIAVHGVVAIARTQRYLPTGASLPASARF, from the coding sequence ATGCAGCCGTTTAGAGATTGGCTGAATTTATTTCTAGCTCCTCGTTGCCCGCTTTGCCAGCGATCAACAACAGCAGACTTCTGCCGGGACTGTCAGCGACAACTCATCGACCATCAACTTCCCTACCCTACCCAAGAATGGCAACCGCCCCTGCCCGTATTTGCCTGGGGAACCTATGACGGTCTCTTGAAACGGGCGATCGCGGCCTTGAAATATCAAAACCAGCCGCAAATTGCCCGCCCCTTGGGACACTGGTTGGGAAAAGCCTGGTTAGCAGCTCCCATTGCCATCCGCAGATGCCCTCAACCCTTAATCATTGTGCCGATTCCCCTCCATGCCGCGAAATGCCAGCAGCGGGGCTATAACCAAGCGGAGTTATTGGCTGAAAGCTTTGGTCACTACACAGGGTTGCCTATCCAGCGCCGGGGTGTGGAGCGGTCTAAAGCCACTGAGGCACTCCATACCCTGTCTGTGCATCAACGAGAGCAAAGCTTGGTTGATGCCTTTCGGTTGGGGCCAGAGTGGAGGCAAGCCGCTCCCGGCACCGCGGTCTTGCTCCTGGATGACATCTACACCACAGGGGCCACGACGCGGGCAGCCGCTCAGGTTTTACGACGGGCTGGAATTGCTGTTCATGGGGTTGTGGCGATCGCCCGCACCCAACGATATCTCCCAACAGGAGCTTCACTTCCCGCATCTGCAAGATTTTAA
- a CDS encoding GerMN domain-containing protein, which translates to MQEPKPVGGVPRNVLVGFAALILVVGGGTAWYTWGHLPGTPPPLRSLRTSLKQSVSVYWLKHAGNKTELVPGEIAPESKAKSNDAALETAFERLLAGPAEDNLTTTIPPGTQLRGVRLEADGIHVDLSREFTAGGGSESMTGRLGQIVYTATSLQPSAPVWVAVEGKLLDVLGGEGLIVDQPLTRQSFKKDFDL; encoded by the coding sequence ATGCAAGAGCCAAAGCCTGTGGGTGGGGTTCCCAGAAACGTTCTGGTGGGTTTCGCGGCTCTCATTTTGGTTGTGGGAGGTGGCACTGCTTGGTATACCTGGGGGCACTTGCCAGGGACGCCGCCGCCATTACGATCGCTCCGAACTTCTCTCAAGCAGTCAGTGAGCGTCTACTGGCTGAAACATGCTGGGAATAAGACCGAGTTAGTGCCCGGTGAGATCGCCCCTGAGAGCAAAGCTAAATCCAATGATGCGGCTTTGGAAACTGCCTTTGAACGATTGTTAGCTGGTCCAGCTGAGGACAATTTAACCACAACCATCCCCCCTGGTACCCAACTCCGGGGTGTCCGCTTAGAGGCAGATGGGATTCATGTTGACCTGTCCCGGGAATTTACGGCTGGGGGTGGCAGTGAATCAATGACCGGGCGCTTGGGCCAGATTGTCTATACCGCAACTAGTCTGCAACCCTCGGCTCCTGTTTGGGTGGCGGTCGAAGGGAAGCTTCTGGATGTTTTGGGTGGGGAAGGATTGATCGTGGATCAACCCCTGACTCGACAGAGCTTTAAGAAAGACTTTGACCTGTAA
- a CDS encoding GUN4 domain-containing protein: MMDELQASETNPWMIDLTQDTLSADNAGLLRSQRGVDYSPLQALLAQQDFQAADQLTLQKLCEIAGTTAEQRKWVYFTEVDSFPILDLQTINQLWLTHSAGRFGFSVQREIWLSVGKNWAKFWPKIGWKQGNSWTRYPQEFTWDLSAPKGHLPLSNQLRGVRMMAALLNHPAWTSRNPDA; encoded by the coding sequence ATGATGGATGAATTACAGGCCTCTGAAACGAATCCCTGGATGATAGACCTTACTCAAGACACTCTGTCCGCTGACAATGCTGGGTTGCTGCGATCGCAGCGGGGAGTTGATTACAGCCCCCTTCAAGCTCTGCTAGCCCAGCAAGATTTTCAAGCGGCGGATCAACTGACACTCCAGAAGCTCTGCGAAATCGCCGGTACAACAGCTGAACAGCGCAAGTGGGTCTACTTCACCGAGGTAGACAGTTTTCCGATTCTTGACCTCCAGACCATTAACCAGTTGTGGTTGACCCATTCTGCAGGCAGGTTTGGTTTTTCGGTGCAGCGGGAGATCTGGCTGAGTGTGGGTAAAAACTGGGCTAAGTTCTGGCCCAAGATTGGCTGGAAGCAGGGAAATAGCTGGACGCGCTATCCCCAGGAGTTTACCTGGGATCTCTCGGCTCCCAAAGGTCATCTCCCCCTGTCCAATCAGTTACGGGGGGTACGGATGATGGCAGCGTTACTGAACCATCCTGCTTGGACAAGTCGGAACCCAGATGCTTAA